The window AATCACTAATCCGCAGCCGGGACAATTCATTGTTCAGTCTCTGCCTCTTGAATAGGGTTTTCTTCAGCCTTCGGTTTCATCAGCGGGAACAGGATCACGTCCCTGATCGAGCTGGAATTCGTGAGAAACATGCAAAGCCTGTCGATACCGATGCCCAGGCCTCCGGTCGGCGGCAGGCCATATTCCATGGCTTCCAGATAATCCTCATCCATCTGATGAGCTTCTTCATCGCCGCCTTCGGAATCCTTGAGCTGCCCTTCAAAGCGCTGCCTCTGGTCCAGCGGGTCGTTGAGCTCTGAAAAAGCATTGGCTGTTTCCCGGCCGTAGATGAAAAGCTCGAATCTTTCCACAAATTCGGGGTTATCGGGTTTTTTCTTGGCCAGCGGTGACACTTCCACCGGATAATCGTAAATGAAGGTCGGGTTGACAAGCCTGGATTCAACTTTGGCTTCGAATATCTCGTTGATCAGGTGGCCGCGCTCCATGAAAGGCTTGACATCTACACCGCATGCGCTGGCGATTTTCAGGCATTCCTGCTTGTCTTTGCCGGACAGGTCAAAACCGGCATGCTTTTTAATGGAGTCCACCATGGTCAGACGATCAAATTTTGAAAAATCGATCACGCTCTCTTCGTAGGGAACCTTGAAATCAGGGTGAAACAGACCAGCGACATGCCGGATCAGGCCCTCTGTCAGGTCCATCATGTCGAAATAATCCGCATAGGACTGATAGAGCTCCATCATGGTGAATTCCGGATTGTGCTTGATCGAGATGCCTTCGTTGCGGAAATTGCGATTCAGTTCAAACACACGGTCGAAACCACCAACGATCAAGCGCTTGAGGTATAGTTCAGGCGCGATCCTGAGATACAGCTGCATGTCCAGGGTGTTGTGATGAGTAATGAAAGGGCGGGCCTTGGCACCGCCGTACAGGACCTGCATCATGGGAGTTTCCACTTCCAGGAATCCCCTGTTCTGCAGAAACGAACGGATCTCACCGATGATTCGGCTCTTGCGCACAAAAGTCTCGCGTACATCCCGATTCATGATCAGATCCACGTAACGCTTGCGGTAGCGGATTTCCATGTCAGTCAGCCCGTGCCATTTCTCAGGCAGCGTCAGCAGCGATTTGGAAAGCAGGGTCAGCTTCAGGACCTTGAGTGTGATTTCTCCGGTTCTGGTAGCAAAAAAATAGCCCTCTACGCCTATGATGTCCCCCACATCAAGCAGCTTGAAGACCTTGAAACATTCTTCGCTCAGGTTATCCTGCTTGAAGTAAAGCTGGAGTCTCCCGCTCTGGTCCTCGATGTTGCCGAATCCGGCCTTGCCGTGTCCTCTGAGTGCCATGAGTCTTCCGGCAAGCCTGCATGTCTCTTCAGGCGCTTCCTGTTCAGCCCTGAGATGGCTGTATTTTTCCTTGAGCGGGATCAGCAGGCCGCTGCGCTCAAATTTTCTGACCTGAAACGGGTCGATCCCCATTTCCTTCCGCAATTTATCCAGTTTATCAAGTCTCACGCTTCTAGATTCATCCATAGAGCCTCCATGTAATGGAAATAATCTATCAGAATTGACATCCAGATCGCAATCATAAAATAGGCAAGGGAAACGGCAAAAGCACTTGACCGCTGTTTAGAAAAAAAGCATAATTCCTTCATGATTGAACCTAAAATCGCCCTGATCTTTCCTTATCCCGGGATCGGTGATTTCATCATGACCACTCCTTTTTTCAGGCAGCTGAAAATTCTCCACCGGAACACCCAGTTCCATCTCCTGCTCAGAGAAGACGCCCGTTTCAGGGAACTGGCGGAAAACCAGGATTTCGCATCTGTCGGATACTTTAAACGGAAATTCACGGCCAGGGAATTTTTCAGGTTTGCAGCGAAGCTTCGGGGACAGAAATTCACGCACATTTACACGTTCCGTGAAGGCCTCAAATACAAGCTGCTGACCCTGCTCTGTGCCAGACCCTCGCATGCGATGGGCCGGGGATTCCTGTGGGTGCGGGGCCACAGGTTTGATTCCCATGCTCATTTCGCCTCCCGTTTTTTCCTGACTGACCCTGTGAAATCCATCTCAGCAGAAAATCTCGGAGATAATTACGAATTGAAGATCCCGGAAAAATTCCGGAGATCAGCAGAAGAGTATCTCGGACGCAAAGGGATCAGGCCGGACCGGCTGATCCTGCTAAACCCTGGAGCCTGGGAAAAAAGCAAACGCTGGAGCCTCACAAATTTCATCGTTCTGGCGCAATATTACCGGGAGCAGGGATTTTGTCCTGTCTTCACTCTCGGCCCCTTTGAGCGGGAACTGGAAAAAACTCTGCTGGAAGGCAATTTCGAAATTTTCCGGAGCGAATCTCTCTGCACTCTGGCGGCATTGATCGGACACTCCAGAGCTTTCATCACCAACGACACAGGCCCGATGCACATTGCCTGCTGCATGCCTGTTACCCTGGCAGCCGTCATCAGCAGAAGAGCCTGCCTGACTGTGCGTCCCCTGAAGCCGGGAGCTGTAATTCTGTCCAGCAGCCCGGACTGCGCTCTGGAATGCGAAACATGCGATCAAAACTGCCTGGATCAGGTCAAGCCTGCCCAGCTGATTGAAAAGTTGAAATCATGCCTGTTGTGATCAAACAAAAATTTCAGAACTGGCTCCTGTTTCTGATTGTTTTCCTGACCCTGTTCTTTCTCTGGAAAAATAGAACCTTCCAGCCAAGCCTGGACTCAGTGGCTGTGTTCTCAGTGCATGACGGAGATACGATCACAGTGATCATCAACCATCATCACGAAAGCCTTCGTTTATTAGGAATAGACTGTCCGGAATCAAATCAGAAGTATGGTCCGGAAGCTACGGAGTTCACCAGAAAATTCCTGGGCCTGGACCGGAATCCAGAAACCACGGTCAAGCTGGAATTCGATAATGTGGTGAGGGATAAATACGGACGGCTGCTGGCATATGTCTTCATCCCTGGCGATCGGATGCTGAATCAGGCTCTGGTCAGTAACGGTCTCGCAGTCAAATTCAGCATCAAACCAAACGAGAAATACAAGGAATCATTCGCCGAGCTTCAGAAACAGGCCAGAGAAAAAGGTCTCAATATCTGGAATCCGAAAGATCCTCTTCCTGAAACGCCTTATGAATTCAGGCAGAAAATGAATCTGGATTCAAAGTGAATGGTGATTGGTGATTGGTGAATGGTGAATAGTGATTGGAATTGAAGCCTTAGTCACTGCTCACTATTCACCAATCACTTCTCAATTCCGATTCTAGCCTGGATCCCCTGCTGGAAATAATGTTTCACTTCTTTCATCTCTGTCACCAGATCCGCGAGTTCCAGTATTTCACCGGGTGCATTGCGGCCGGTGAAAACCAGTTCCGTTCCCGCAGGTTTCGCCTTGATCAGTGCAACCACATTGCCGAGATCCAGCAGCTTGAAATATAGAGCCACATTGATCTCGTCCAGAATCACCAGGTCGAATTTACCCGACAGCAGAGCTTCGCTGCCTCGCTGCAACCCGGCTTCAGCCAGCCTGGCTGCCCGTTCATCTATCCGGCCGTCATTAAGGATGAATCTTTCCTCTCCGAATCGCTCGATCGTTAGCGCTGGGAATTTCCGGGCGCTTTTCAGTTCGCCATAATCCTGGCCCTTCATGAACTGCCCGATGTACACGGTCAGACCATGTCCCAGGGCTCTGAACGCCATCCCGAGAGCGGCAGTGGTCTTCCCTTTGCCGTTTCCGGTGTAAACTTGAAAGTAACCTTTTTCCATCAGTAAAATGTTAATCCATTTAGCTGTCGGATACAATTTCCTAATTATAATTCTTGACAACTTCGACCAATTGATTTTAGAATCAGCTACTATAGTGATCATGAAGGAGGAAAAGTGGACATCTTGATGAATGTTCTGATTTTTCTGCATATAGTTGTCTCAATTGCAGTGATCGTGATCGTGCTGTTCCAGGCCAACAAGGGCGAAGGACTGGCCGGTGCCTTTGGAGGCGGTGCCAGTTTTGCGGTCTTCGGCGACCGGGGACCTGAACCCTTCATGGCAAAACTCACCATCGCTGCAGCCGTGATCTTTATGATTACTTCATTCTCTTTGGCATATCTCACCAGTTACAAAAAATCCACCATGCCTCCGGTGCTGAACCAGGAACAGCAGTTCCCGCAGGGAATACCTGATCAGGGGAATATTTAGCAGTCGTTAAAAAAGAGCTCCGGCTTTCCGTGCTGGAGCTCTTTTTTTTTACAACTGCTTAATCCAGTATTCAAATGTATTTGAATACTGGATTTCTAGATCTTCTGGAACTTGAATCATTCACGCACCTTGAATGTGGGATCTGTCCAAGCATCCAGTTCTGCTGAATAAAAAACAAAAAGCGGCCACAGGCCGCCTTTTTTTATGCGCTGATTTAATTAATTACAGCTTCCTTCTCATCAGTTCAGCCCGGCTGATCGTGATCACCAGGTTATCTGCCATGATGTTCCTGATTTCCGGCTGATAATTCACCTGCAGATCCTCAGGCATCTGCGGGCTTGACGACCCGTCCTGCTCGTGGTCCAGATCTTCCACTACAAGGTTCCCGCTGATCTTCATCAGCTTACCGCCCTTGATGCTCGCCTTGGAATAGAGCGAGCCCTGAAAATCAATACTGGCACCGCGCTCCAGGGTAACGCATCCATCAGTCACAAAAACCACCAGAGAAGTCTTGTCATCAGCGTATCTGACATCGCCGGTCAGCTTCAGGTTCCCGCTTTTAACCACCAGAGTGCCTTTGCCCTTCACCACTCCTTCCATCGAGAGATTGCCGCTGATGTAGGTAAGGCCGTTCAGCAGTATCGGTTCCTTGGAGCTGCCCACCATATTTACATCCTTGGGTATCATCTGGCAGCTGCAGGATCTGGATTCTTCGAGATAACGCTTGTAATTCTCGGCATAGAAGCTGTCCGGGTGCTGGGTAGGCCAATAGGTGTAAGTGGAATACCGGGTATATTTGTCCGGAATTTCGCGGGGATACTGCTTCTGGAGTATGTAAGGCGCAAGGCGGTAATAATGCTTGATCACATCGCCCTCGTAGCGCGTGTATTTTGCCATGTACAGATCATGCAGGCGGCTGTAGCAGCCGGGATATCCGACTTCAGGCCGCTGAAAGTACGGATTCAGCACGAAATAGTTGATCACATCGTCCACTTCGAAAAAAGGCAGGTATACGTTGAGCTTGCCGTTGGAGCGGATGAATCCCCATGGAGACAGGGTCATGATCAGCTTCTCAGCGGCATCCCTCTGCTCGATATCATTGTTGGCCATCACGAAATTCTTGATTACAGCCACCATTTCCTGGAGGTCGCAGCCGCTCGCCTTGTCGATCAGTTCCTTGCTCTCGCCGATCAGTTTCTGCAGGACCTTGTTGAAAGCTTCATACTGCTCGCCGCTGAACTGCCAGTTGCTGAGCACGAATCTCCCGGATTTCAAAGTCTCATCTTTCTTGCTCTGTACGAAGAGTGTATGCAGAGTGGCACAGGGACTGAGATCGAGTGCTTTAATGCCCTTAACTACTTCCAGGTGGTAAGTCATGCCTTCATATTCACCCTTGGACTCCATCTTGAGTTCTCCAGCCCAGCCACCCAGCCAGGATTGAGGCGGGATTTTAACATGGGTCGAGGGATCTTCGGTGCTTTTATAAACCTGCAGTTCAAGGGGCAGTTCATCCTCTGTTTCCAGCCCGCATTTAAAGGCGTTTTCCCTGGGATTCTGGATAGTTGCCACCACCCTGACCTTGCCGCCTGGCAATATTTCCTCGCCTTCATAGACCAGTGAAAAATCCCCTGCTCTGTCATAAGACAAAAGACTCAGTTTCTGCTCGTTGATGGAACCGTCCGCTTTGATCAGCGGGGCTTCTGCCAGTTCCCCCAGCTTGATGATCATTTTGTCGATCCCGGTCTGGGCGATATACTTGGCAACCATCAGGTTGCGCTGAAGCTGCCCCATATGTCTTTCGTTATTCACCATATAGGTAAAAGTCAGGGCAAAAGAAACAATGATGCTGAGCATGATCAGGACAGCAAGGTAAATCGATGCCTTTCGATTCTGCAGTCTTTGCATGAATTAATTATACCCGTGTTCTGAAGATTTGCCACCTGAGCTTTCCAGTCGGTCAGCCGGTACTTTTTTAAACGGCTGATTTCAGTTTCAGCATCAGTTCCAAAATCTTCCTCTAATAATTCTCCCTGTTTCCCCGATAGGAAACTATGAATGTTTTGTCCATTTGATTTTTTAAATCCGGAGGAATGATGCTCAATAAATGGTATAAAAAGCTGGTGGCAGTATCAGTAATGGCGATATTCGTCGAAACTCTGCTGATCCTGATGTCAGGCTTCGGATCTGACTCCAGCTGGAAAATCAGTCAGCAGGTCTCATCCACCAACCTGCTGCTCGCTGATAAATATCTGAAACTCAAGCTCACCCGCAACGAATGCGCCACGATTTTAGCTGAAAACGACAAGCTGGATAAAAACCTGGAAGCAGTCAGCCAGGCAAGAGTAAGTGTGGCAGCTGCGCCGGAATCCAATTCTTCGCAGAATCTGATCAAGATCAATCTCAACCAGACCCCGGCCGAGAATTTTTACAAAACTTTCAACCTGAATCTTTCCTCTGATAAAATCGCGCTCGCGGATAAAAAAACCAAGACTCCTGCTGTCCGGAGCAGTCAAAAAAATCCTCCCAGCCAGCCAAAAAAAGAGCCTGAGGGTGAAACCTTTCTGCTCTCGACTGTAGGCAGCCGCCAGAGCACAGGTGAAAACGCCGCTCCACCCAAGGGAACAGTGATCAAGATCATCAGGAAAAGCACCCAGAACAATCTTGAAACCAGCCTTCCGGGCTCTCTTTCAAAAATCGGGCCGCACGAGGAAACACTTTCGTATCCTATCAGATCAGGCGACAATCTATGGCTGCTCGCCAATAGATTCAACATTTCAGTGGGCAAGCTGATCAGCTACAACAGGCTGGTCGATTACAACCTGAAGATCGGACAGACTATCCTGATTCCAGGCAAAAAGGCCCTCTCCCGCAACAGCCTCGATTTCATCTGGCCTACCAGAGGCAGGATCACATCCAGCTTCGGCATGCGGATCAATCCGATCAACTCTAACCGTGAATTTCATTC is drawn from Candidatus Wallbacteria bacterium and contains these coding sequences:
- the lysS gene encoding lysine--tRNA ligase; this translates as MDESRSVRLDKLDKLRKEMGIDPFQVRKFERSGLLIPLKEKYSHLRAEQEAPEETCRLAGRLMALRGHGKAGFGNIEDQSGRLQLYFKQDNLSEECFKVFKLLDVGDIIGVEGYFFATRTGEITLKVLKLTLLSKSLLTLPEKWHGLTDMEIRYRKRYVDLIMNRDVRETFVRKSRIIGEIRSFLQNRGFLEVETPMMQVLYGGAKARPFITHHNTLDMQLYLRIAPELYLKRLIVGGFDRVFELNRNFRNEGISIKHNPEFTMMELYQSYADYFDMMDLTEGLIRHVAGLFHPDFKVPYEESVIDFSKFDRLTMVDSIKKHAGFDLSGKDKQECLKIASACGVDVKPFMERGHLINEIFEAKVESRLVNPTFIYDYPVEVSPLAKKKPDNPEFVERFELFIYGRETANAFSELNDPLDQRQRFEGQLKDSEGGDEEAHQMDEDYLEAMEYGLPPTGGLGIGIDRLCMFLTNSSSIRDVILFPLMKPKAEENPIQEAETEQ
- a CDS encoding glycosyltransferase family 9 protein; amino-acid sequence: MIEPKIALIFPYPGIGDFIMTTPFFRQLKILHRNTQFHLLLREDARFRELAENQDFASVGYFKRKFTAREFFRFAAKLRGQKFTHIYTFREGLKYKLLTLLCARPSHAMGRGFLWVRGHRFDSHAHFASRFFLTDPVKSISAENLGDNYELKIPEKFRRSAEEYLGRKGIRPDRLILLNPGAWEKSKRWSLTNFIVLAQYYREQGFCPVFTLGPFERELEKTLLEGNFEIFRSESLCTLAALIGHSRAFITNDTGPMHIACCMPVTLAAVISRRACLTVRPLKPGAVILSSSPDCALECETCDQNCLDQVKPAQLIEKLKSCLL
- a CDS encoding thermonuclease family protein, whose translation is MIKQKFQNWLLFLIVFLTLFFLWKNRTFQPSLDSVAVFSVHDGDTITVIINHHHESLRLLGIDCPESNQKYGPEATEFTRKFLGLDRNPETTVKLEFDNVVRDKYGRLLAYVFIPGDRMLNQALVSNGLAVKFSIKPNEKYKESFAELQKQAREKGLNIWNPKDPLPETPYEFRQKMNLDSK
- the cobO gene encoding cob(I)yrinic acid a,c-diamide adenosyltransferase, whose product is MEKGYFQVYTGNGKGKTTAALGMAFRALGHGLTVYIGQFMKGQDYGELKSARKFPALTIERFGEERFILNDGRIDERAARLAEAGLQRGSEALLSGKFDLVILDEINVALYFKLLDLGNVVALIKAKPAGTELVFTGRNAPGEILELADLVTEMKEVKHYFQQGIQARIGIEK
- the secG gene encoding preprotein translocase subunit SecG, with amino-acid sequence MDILMNVLIFLHIVVSIAVIVIVLFQANKGEGLAGAFGGGASFAVFGDRGPEPFMAKLTIAAAVIFMITSFSLAYLTSYKKSTMPPVLNQEQQFPQGIPDQGNI
- a CDS encoding peptidoglycan DD-metalloendopeptidase family protein produces the protein MLNKWYKKLVAVSVMAIFVETLLILMSGFGSDSSWKISQQVSSTNLLLADKYLKLKLTRNECATILAENDKLDKNLEAVSQARVSVAAAPESNSSQNLIKINLNQTPAENFYKTFNLNLSSDKIALADKKTKTPAVRSSQKNPPSQPKKEPEGETFLLSTVGSRQSTGENAAPPKGTVIKIIRKSTQNNLETSLPGSLSKIGPHEETLSYPIRSGDNLWLLANRFNISVGKLISYNRLVDYNLKIGQTILIPGKKALSRNSLDFIWPTRGRITSSFGMRINPINSNREFHSALDIASPKGTQLKAAESGRVEYSGWLRGYGRTVKIVHRKGFSTLYGHLENILVKRGQYLKQGQRIGTIGSTGNSTGPHVHFEILQQGRQVNPYKFLP